One genomic segment of Helicobacter enhydrae includes these proteins:
- a CDS encoding DUF7488 domain-containing protein, which yields MRALILALGFGIAPLLGFDFAICQKYYKDASIPVGDSRAILVEHKKEKVFLAFFRQKPKNANIIKADPFIGLYLIKGDKKSKQSYMLMPITQKAFELNMAMIGPNGVKRGIILEAQKGFLEYGRFTAPVQTNGIISNICYQIYGIGIEGNRFVDSRYIDRFLGQDTPYYGDIGVRLYHDKNDINTLRVEFVNPFFSNVPFLRNDIILSINDQAFTNIYDFEWFVANLKQYSKIKVKIKRDNEILTFPIEVGRRYGGFLLPDTFFESIGIQLDAQLKVTSLNQEFYALQQGLLEGDVLLWINQHKILTENTKTLQQVQERIRFLLTQAVQTGKLDILISRNGFQFTLNLISGLNNDYIKNRYNPFGF from the coding sequence ATGCGTGCTTTGATTTTGGCATTGGGGTTTGGTATTGCTCCCCTGCTAGGCTTTGATTTTGCGATTTGCCAGAAATATTACAAAGACGCTTCAATCCCTGTGGGTGATTCAAGGGCGATCCTAGTCGAACACAAAAAAGAAAAAGTCTTTCTTGCATTTTTCAGACAAAAGCCCAAAAATGCAAACATCATCAAAGCCGATCCTTTCATCGGACTTTATCTCATCAAGGGGGACAAAAAATCCAAACAAAGCTATATGCTAATGCCTATCACCCAAAAAGCATTTGAGCTCAACATGGCAATGATTGGTCCAAATGGGGTCAAACGAGGCATTATCCTTGAGGCACAGAAAGGATTTTTGGAGTATGGGCGTTTCACCGCTCCTGTGCAAACAAATGGTATCATCTCCAATATTTGCTATCAGATTTATGGCATAGGGATTGAGGGCAACCGCTTCGTTGATAGTCGCTATATCGATAGGTTTTTGGGGCAAGATACACCATACTATGGAGATATTGGTGTGCGTCTTTATCACGACAAAAACGATATCAACACACTACGCGTAGAGTTTGTCAATCCTTTTTTCTCCAATGTCCCATTTTTGCGAAACGATATCATTCTCTCAATCAACGATCAAGCCTTTACAAATATCTATGATTTTGAGTGGTTTGTTGCCAATCTCAAGCAATATTCCAAAATCAAAGTAAAAATCAAAAGAGATAATGAGATACTGACTTTTCCTATAGAGGTGGGAAGGCGTTATGGTGGATTTTTGCTTCCTGATACATTTTTTGAGAGCATAGGGATTCAACTCGATGCCCAACTCAAAGTCACCTCTCTCAATCAAGAATTTTATGCATTGCAACAAGGGCTACTTGAGGGGGATGTGCTTCTGTGGATCAATCAACACAAGATTTTGACAGAAAACACCAAAACTCTACAACAAGTGCAAGAACGCATACGCTTTTTGCTCACTCAAGCCGTGCAGACAGGCAAACTTGATATTTTAATTTCTCGCAATGGGTTTCAATTCACCCTTAATCTCATCAGTGGACTCAACAATGACTACATCAAAAATCGATACAATCCTTTCGGATTTTGA
- a CDS encoding YbaB/EbfC family nucleoid-associated protein, which produces MFDMEKLNSLLGDFQQKAKEAQEKDKQTIYTAKSGGGLLRVDVNGGGEVVDIEIDPSLLEDKDSLQILLISAINEAYAQVQDAKQKNAMGMLGNLNLFGQ; this is translated from the coding sequence ATGTTTGATATGGAGAAGCTCAATAGCCTACTTGGCGATTTTCAGCAAAAAGCCAAAGAGGCACAAGAAAAAGACAAGCAGACAATCTACACTGCCAAAAGCGGTGGTGGTTTATTGCGTGTGGATGTCAATGGTGGTGGAGAAGTGGTGGATATTGAGATTGATCCCTCATTGCTTGAAGACAAAGATTCTTTGCAGATTCTACTTATCAGTGCCATCAATGAAGCCTATGCTCAAGTCCAAGATGCCAAACAAAAAAATGCAATGGGTATGCTTGGCAATCTCAATCTTTTTGGTCAATAA
- the panD gene encoding aspartate 1-decarboxylase gives MFLPMLYSKIHRAKVTDANLHYQGSITIDKTLAQSANLLEGSQVDIVNINNGERFSTYVIYGTADSGEICLNGAAARKVHIGDQIIIIAYALLSQEELQTYKPSVVFVDEHNKILSIKEEI, from the coding sequence ATGTTTTTACCTATGCTTTATAGCAAAATCCATCGTGCCAAAGTCACCGATGCTAACCTCCACTATCAAGGCTCTATCACCATTGACAAAACTTTGGCTCAAAGTGCCAACCTTTTGGAGGGAAGTCAAGTCGATATTGTCAATATCAACAATGGAGAACGCTTCTCAACCTATGTGATTTATGGAACGGCTGATTCTGGAGAGATTTGCCTCAATGGTGCTGCTGCTAGAAAGGTGCATATCGGAGATCAAATCATCATTATTGCTTATGCCCTCCTAAGTCAAGAAGAACTCCAAACCTACAAACCAAGCGTTGTTTTTGTCGATGAACACAACAAAATCCTATCCATCAAGGAGGAAATCTAA
- a CDS encoding UDP-N-acetylmuramoyl-L-alanyl-D-glutamate--2,6-diaminopimelate ligase: protein MDARIDFSYKGRDYTHLTDNTQTALHDPKALFVKTKLNQKYFDEVSHLPYILGSELTQILAIQPKLIAITGTNGKTTTSAIIAHSLMALGYKVGLLGTRGFFVQNQQILPKGLTTPTLLELYMILHQAHDCDFVIMEVSSHAITQERIAGLSFYAKALTNITSDHLDFHQSLAEYRETKNRFFDSQCLEIANKDDTCVTFEPSLWYGLSSASHLYPSSWVCSSHIQAELTYQGEHATLECPIVGEHNLYNLLCAIGTLICSTRHTLAEITASLADFKGVSGRMEVISTSPLIIVDFAHTHDGMEQILKSFQNQKIVIVFGAGGDRDKSKRPEMGAVAEKYAQKIYITSDNPRSENPKTIIQEIKNGIGDTQKIISTSPDRKASITQAIQELQSDEILFVLGKGDETYQIIGTEKFYFDDREIIASVLESHQQSHSQKGK from the coding sequence ATGGACGCTAGAATCGATTTTTCATACAAGGGGCGAGATTACACGCACCTCACGGACAACACTCAAACCGCCCTGCACGATCCCAAAGCCCTTTTTGTCAAAACCAAACTCAATCAAAAATACTTCGATGAAGTTTCACATCTCCCATATATTTTGGGTTCAGAACTTACACAAATCCTTGCGATTCAGCCCAAACTCATTGCGATCACAGGGACAAATGGCAAAACAACGACTTCAGCCATCATCGCCCATTCGCTAATGGCATTGGGCTACAAAGTCGGACTACTCGGAACGCGTGGATTTTTTGTCCAAAATCAGCAGATACTCCCCAAAGGCTTGACCACTCCAACGCTTTTGGAACTCTATATGATTTTGCACCAAGCCCACGATTGTGATTTTGTGATAATGGAAGTTTCATCACACGCAATCACTCAAGAAAGAATTGCGGGTTTGAGTTTTTATGCCAAAGCATTGACAAATATCACAAGCGATCATCTAGATTTTCATCAAAGCCTAGCAGAATACAGGGAGACCAAAAACAGATTCTTCGATAGTCAATGTTTAGAAATCGCAAACAAAGATGACACTTGCGTGACTTTTGAGCCCTCATTGTGGTATGGCTTGTCTTCTGCAAGTCATCTCTACCCCAGCTCTTGGGTTTGCTCCTCACACATCCAAGCAGAGCTAACCTACCAAGGAGAGCACGCCACTCTTGAATGCCCGATAGTTGGAGAGCACAATCTATACAATCTATTGTGTGCGATTGGCACTCTCATCTGTAGCACTCGCCACACACTAGCAGAGATCACAGCAAGTCTTGCAGATTTCAAAGGCGTGAGTGGGCGTATGGAAGTCATCTCCACTTCCCCGCTCATTATTGTGGATTTCGCACACACACACGATGGAATGGAGCAGATTCTCAAAAGCTTTCAAAACCAAAAAATTGTGATTGTTTTTGGGGCGGGGGGAGATAGAGACAAAAGCAAACGACCCGAAATGGGAGCTGTGGCAGAAAAATATGCTCAAAAAATCTACATCACTAGCGATAATCCACGCTCTGAAAATCCCAAAACAATCATTCAAGAGATCAAAAATGGCATTGGCGATACGCAAAAAATCATCTCCACTTCCCCAGATCGCAAAGCAAGCATCACACAAGCCATTCAAGAATTGCAAAGCGATGAGATTTTGTTTGTGTTGGGAAAAGGAGATGAGACATATCAAATCATAGGCACAGAAAAATTTTATTTCGATGATAGAGAAATCATTGCCTCTGTGTTAGAATCACACCAACAATCACACTCGCAAAAAGGAAAATAA
- a CDS encoding NifU family protein — MIFSDEELQAPVNDSIQKVRPYLLKDGGDIKVLRIQNGRVYVELQGACKGCPSSTNTLKNRIQHQLRMDIHPDIEVIQEG; from the coding sequence ATGATTTTTAGCGATGAAGAGCTTCAAGCTCCGGTGAATGATTCGATACAAAAAGTCCGCCCCTATCTCCTCAAAGATGGTGGCGACATTAAAGTGCTAAGGATCCAAAATGGTAGGGTTTATGTAGAATTGCAAGGTGCGTGCAAGGGCTGTCCTAGTAGCACCAACACCCTCAAAAACAGGATTCAACATCAATTGCGTATGGATATTCATCCAGATATTGAAGTGATACAAGAGGGCTAA
- a CDS encoding inorganic phosphate transporter produces MNMKDYGRFDKATKSIQKDSLKAGIVLIFVVLIALFVSTLQNITNPTMLIFATIVGAYMAINIGANDVANNVGPAVGSKAISLFGAILIAALCEAGGAIIAGGDVVDTIKSGIIDRNLIGDPHTFLILMFSALLSGAIWLNLATFAGAPVSTTHSLVGGIVGAGIMASGFEIVRWMVLKDIVFSWFVSPVLGGVIAVIFLSFIKRTIIYTQDRKKSARRIIPCLISLMIFAFSLYLITKGLKKIMPLSFGVACLGSAIIASVSFVFLYPLIAKQTSKMGNDKEELNELFTIPLVFSAGLLSFAHGANDVANAIGPLAAINQILTEGMSVGAKSAVPFWIMLVGALGIALGLLLYGPKLIKTVGSEITDLDKKRAFCVAMSAAITVLIASQLGLPVSSTHIAIGAIFGVGFFREYLTKQELRVQELILQSRSGADEKEVEAFLRKYNESSMRRKAKMLKALKRKENNLLNKKEAKQLKKAYKQELVKRSALNKIVASWLITVPCSALLGAGIYCLLAWLGI; encoded by the coding sequence ATGAATATGAAGGATTATGGTCGTTTTGACAAAGCGACTAAAAGTATCCAAAAAGATAGTCTAAAAGCGGGGATTGTGCTGATTTTTGTTGTTTTGATTGCTTTGTTTGTATCGACTTTGCAAAATATCACCAATCCCACAATGTTGATTTTTGCCACCATAGTTGGAGCCTATATGGCAATCAATATTGGTGCTAATGATGTCGCCAACAATGTGGGTCCTGCCGTTGGCTCAAAAGCTATTAGTCTGTTTGGGGCGATTCTTATCGCTGCATTGTGTGAGGCAGGTGGAGCGATTATCGCAGGGGGTGATGTGGTGGATACGATCAAATCCGGTATCATTGATAGAAACTTGATTGGAGATCCGCATACTTTTTTGATTTTGATGTTTTCTGCTTTGCTTTCTGGAGCGATTTGGCTCAATCTCGCTACTTTTGCGGGTGCACCAGTTTCTACGACGCATTCTCTTGTCGGCGGTATCGTCGGTGCAGGAATTATGGCGAGTGGTTTTGAGATCGTTAGATGGATGGTGCTCAAAGATATTGTTTTTAGTTGGTTTGTTTCACCTGTGCTTGGTGGAGTGATCGCTGTTATATTCCTCTCATTCATCAAAAGAACGATCATTTACACACAAGATCGCAAAAAATCTGCAAGGAGGATCATCCCTTGTTTGATTTCTTTGATGATTTTTGCTTTTTCTCTCTACCTTATTACAAAAGGATTGAAAAAGATTATGCCTTTGAGTTTTGGAGTGGCTTGTCTTGGAAGTGCCATTATTGCTTCTGTAAGCTTTGTTTTCCTCTATCCTTTGATTGCCAAACAAACATCAAAGATGGGAAATGACAAAGAAGAGCTCAATGAACTTTTTACGATCCCTCTTGTTTTTTCTGCGGGATTGTTGAGCTTTGCACACGGGGCAAATGATGTGGCAAATGCCATCGGACCACTTGCCGCGATCAATCAAATTTTGACAGAGGGAATGAGTGTCGGTGCCAAGAGTGCCGTGCCGTTTTGGATAATGCTTGTCGGAGCGTTGGGGATCGCTTTGGGATTGTTGCTCTATGGACCCAAACTCATCAAAACCGTGGGGAGCGAGATCACGGATTTGGACAAGAAGCGTGCCTTTTGTGTGGCGATGAGTGCAGCAATCACCGTGCTTATCGCCTCGCAGTTGGGTTTGCCTGTGAGTTCTACTCATATTGCTATTGGTGCAATCTTTGGGGTTGGGTTTTTTAGAGAGTATTTGACAAAACAAGAGCTGAGGGTGCAAGAGTTGATTTTGCAATCTAGAAGTGGTGCTGATGAAAAAGAGGTGGAAGCTTTTTTGAGGAAATACAATGAATCTAGTATGAGGAGAAAAGCAAAAATGCTCAAGGCTCTCAAAAGAAAAGAAAACAATCTTTTGAACAAAAAAGAAGCCAAACAGCTCAAAAAAGCCTACAAACAAGAGCTAGTGAAGCGTAGTGCATTGAACAAAATTGTCGCCTCTTGGTTGATCACGGTGCCTTGCTCGGCTTTGCTCGGTGCAGGAATCTATTGTTTGCTTGCGTGGTTGGGAATCTGA
- a CDS encoding hemolysin family protein, whose product MIFLAFVFVFLNGFFVLSEFAIVKVRRSKLEELVKNGNSSAKLALDISSSLDSYLSATQLGITLASLALGWIGEPAIAQLLGISLETLFGVDNPTLIHTISFIVAFTLITLLHVVLGELVPKSIAIAKAEKVVLIIARPLHYFWMTFYPFIRGFEVLSGFFLSMIHINPATEHEVVHSDEELKIIVGESLRGGFIDSVEGEIIKNAVDFSDTVAKEIMTPRRDMVCLDADVSYEENFQLIMETKYTRYPYCKESKDNILGMIHIRDLLQNINEEKKDFSNLVRELIIVPENASISDILKKMNKEQIHTALVVDEYGGTAGLLTMEDIIEEIVGDISDEHDSKSENEILPIDADNFQVSGMLDLESVEDALGICFDEEHEQVTIGGYVFNLLGRLPVVGDCIQDKECEFEVLAMDGARIKELKIKKLVVEEVESESK is encoded by the coding sequence ATGATTTTTTTGGCTTTTGTCTTTGTGTTTTTAAATGGTTTTTTTGTTTTATCTGAATTCGCGATCGTCAAGGTGCGTCGCTCCAAACTTGAGGAGCTTGTCAAAAATGGCAACTCCAGTGCAAAACTTGCATTGGATATTTCAAGCTCTCTTGATAGTTATTTGAGTGCGACACAGCTTGGTATCACCTTGGCATCATTGGCTTTGGGGTGGATTGGGGAGCCTGCGATCGCTCAACTTCTTGGAATCTCTCTTGAGACTTTGTTTGGTGTGGATAATCCGACACTGATACATACGATTAGCTTCATTGTTGCTTTCACGCTGATTACGCTTCTTCATGTTGTTTTGGGTGAGCTTGTGCCAAAATCCATCGCGATTGCCAAAGCCGAAAAAGTTGTTTTGATCATCGCGCGCCCGTTGCATTATTTTTGGATGACTTTTTATCCTTTTATCCGAGGGTTTGAGGTTTTGTCAGGATTTTTTCTATCTATGATACATATCAATCCCGCGACAGAGCATGAAGTGGTGCATTCTGATGAAGAGTTGAAAATCATCGTGGGGGAGAGTTTGCGTGGTGGCTTTATTGATTCTGTAGAGGGGGAGATTATCAAAAATGCTGTGGATTTTTCAGACACTGTGGCAAAAGAGATCATGACTCCTAGACGCGATATGGTGTGTCTAGATGCTGATGTGAGCTATGAGGAAAATTTCCAGCTGATTATGGAGACGAAATACACGCGTTATCCTTATTGCAAGGAGAGCAAAGATAATATTTTGGGAATGATACACATCCGTGATTTGTTGCAAAATATCAATGAGGAGAAAAAGGATTTTTCAAATCTCGTGCGTGAGCTGATCATCGTTCCTGAAAATGCCTCCATCTCTGATATTTTGAAAAAAATGAACAAAGAGCAGATCCATACGGCATTGGTTGTAGATGAGTATGGCGGGACTGCAGGACTTCTGACAATGGAGGATATTATCGAGGAGATTGTGGGGGATATTTCTGATGAGCACGATAGCAAGAGTGAAAATGAGATTTTGCCCATCGATGCGGATAATTTCCAAGTGAGCGGAATGCTGGATTTGGAAAGTGTCGAGGATGCTTTGGGGATTTGTTTTGATGAAGAGCACGAGCAGGTCACAATCGGCGGATATGTGTTCAATTTGCTTGGGCGTTTGCCTGTGGTTGGGGATTGCATACAGGACAAAGAATGCGAGTTTGAGGTATTGGCGATGGATGGAGCACGGATCAAAGAACTCAAAATCAAAAAACTTGTGGTAGAAGAAGTCGAGTCAGAATCAAAGTGA
- a CDS encoding superoxide dismutase → MFELRKLPFEKEAIASFISAETLEFHYGKHHQTYINNLNKLVEGSQFDGMNLVDIILKSEGGMFNNAAQVFNHDFYWDCISANSQPLSAELQEAINVSFGDLENFKSLFVDKATTLFASGWCWLVYDVESTKLEIVQTSNAQTPMKDGKIPLLVVDVWEHAYYIDFRNVRPNYLSKFWDFINWGFVSERLNQAKLNGLDSIRSYVDHLYR, encoded by the coding sequence ATGTTTGAATTGAGAAAATTACCTTTTGAAAAAGAGGCGATCGCAAGTTTCATCAGTGCGGAAACTTTGGAGTTTCATTATGGAAAACATCATCAAACTTATATCAACAATCTCAACAAGCTCGTTGAGGGCAGTCAATTTGATGGAATGAATTTGGTGGATATTATTTTGAAATCAGAGGGCGGTATGTTCAACAATGCAGCTCAAGTGTTCAATCACGATTTTTATTGGGATTGCATTAGTGCAAATAGTCAGCCATTGAGTGCGGAATTGCAAGAGGCAATCAATGTGAGTTTCGGAGATCTTGAAAACTTCAAATCTCTATTTGTGGACAAAGCGACAACTCTTTTTGCGTCTGGATGGTGCTGGTTGGTTTATGATGTAGAGAGCACGAAGCTTGAAATCGTGCAAACTTCCAATGCACAAACACCAATGAAAGATGGCAAAATCCCCCTTCTTGTTGTCGATGTGTGGGAGCACGCTTATTATATTGATTTCCGCAATGTGCGTCCAAATTATTTGAGCAAGTTTTGGGATTTTATTAACTGGGGATTTGTTTCTGAGAGATTGAATCAAGCTAAGTTGAATGGACTAGATTCAATCAGAAGCTATGTAGATCATCTCTACCGCTAG